Proteins encoded together in one Xenopus laevis strain J_2021 chromosome 6L, Xenopus_laevis_v10.1, whole genome shotgun sequence window:
- the dgat1.L gene encoding diacylglycerol O-acyltransferase 1: MTDPSPVPVRRKKATRVLSVSHCPPDKSPHAGDTDKVPRGLADLRCHRVQESLLSSASGYSNYRGVLNWCVVMLVLSNARLFLENLLKYGILVDPIQVVSLFVQDPYSWPALCLLLASNVFIVCALHMERRLASAKLSERFGRLLYTLLLFTILCLPVLVVLTVVSITPVGAVFALGVYTMLFLKLFSYMDVNRWCRERRLAQTRALGRSQSVPLIPKANGEVTVKEVMYPGNLMHRDIYYFIFAPTLCYELNFPRSPRIRKRFLLRRLLEMLFIMQLLVGLIQQWMVPTIQNSMKPFRDMDYSRIIERLLKLAVPNHLIWLIFFYWFFHSSMNFVAEIMRFGDREFYQDWWNSETVTYFWQNWNIPVHRWCLRHFYKPMLRRGVSKWAAQAAVFMASAFFHEYLVSVPLKMFRLWAFMGMMSQIPLAWFVGRFLRGNYGNAAVWISLIIGQPIAVLMYVHDYYILNHEKVL; encoded by the exons ATGACCGACCCGAGTCCAGTCCCAGTGAGACGGAAGAAAGCGACTCGTGTCCTGAGTGTCAGTCACTGTCCCCCCGACAAATCCCCACATGCCGGGGACACCGACAAGGTCCCCCGGGGACTGGCTGATCTCAG GTGTCACCGGGTCCAGGAGTCTCTTCTAAGTTCTGCCAGCGGGTACAGTAACTACCGGGGGGTCCTGAACTGGTGCGTGGTGATGCTG GTTCTGAGCAACGCACGTCTGTTCCTGGAGAACCTGCTAAA GTACGGGATTTTGGTGGATCCTATCCAGGTGGTGTCGCTCTTTGTTCAGGACCCCTATAGCTGGCCGGCACTCTGCCTTCTACTGG CTTCAAACGTATTCATTGTTTGTGCTCTGCATATGGAGCGGCGTCTGGCATCG GCCAAGCTCTCTGAGCGATTTGGGCGGTTGCTCTACACCCTCCTCCTCTTCACCATCCTCTGCCTCCCGGTGCTGGTGGTTCTCACAGTCGTCTCCATCACTCCAG TGGGGGCAGTGTTTGCCCTTGGTGTTTATACCATGCTCTTCCTCAAACTCTTCTCCTATATGGATGTGAATCGCTGGTGCAGGGAGAGGAGACTGGCCCAGACCCGGGCACTGGGGCGCTCTCAATCTG TTCCACTGATTCCTAAAGCCAATGGGGAGGTAACGGTAAAGGAGGTGATGTACCCCGGGAACCTGATGCACAGAG atatttattatttcatcttTGCCCCCACCCTCTGCTATGAGCTGAACTTCCCGCGCTCCCCCCGGATTCGCAAGAGGTTCCTTCTGCGCCGCCTTCTGGAGATG CTATTTATTATGCAGCTGCTGGTTGGCCTCATACAGCAG TGGATGGTACCGACCATACAGAACTCCATGAAACCATTCCGG GACATGGACTATTCCCGGATCATTGAGCGTCTCCTTAAATTAGCA GTTCCCAATCACCTTATCTGGCTGATCTTCTTTTACTGGTTCTTCCATTCCTCCATGAACTTTGTGGCTGAAATCATGCGATTCGGAGACCGTGAGTTCTATCAGGACTGGTG GAACTCTGAAACCGTCACGTATTTCTGGCAGAACTGGAACATCCCCGTGCACAGATGGTGTCTCAG GCACTTTTACAAGCCAATGTTAAGAAGAGGCGTGTCCAAATGGGCGGCACAGGCGGCGGTGTTCATGGCATCGGCTTTTTTCCATGAG TATCTGGTGAGTGTACCCCTGAAGATGTTCAGGCTCTGGGCCTTTATGGGAATGATGTCTCAG ATCCCTTTGGCCTGGTTTGTGGGGCGGTTCCTCCGAGGTAATTACGGCAATGCGGCGGTGTGGATTTCCCTGATAATTGGGCAGCCGATCGCTGTTCTTATGTACGTCCATGACTACTATATCCTGAACCATGAGAAGGTCCTCTGA